Within Citrus sinensis cultivar Valencia sweet orange chromosome 1, DVS_A1.0, whole genome shotgun sequence, the genomic segment TagtctaaaaatttattcaaaggGTCCCCTTCgggcaaaaaattaattatcatatgatAATTTGGTTGGCACAAACtatattattcttaatttacttattcattCCAAACACTATAttggaattaaattttagtaaaataagCCTATGTCACAATCTTTAACCGCATTCAACAAACTCTAATTGTTTAGATCTCGTTATAGAGAGCAAGATATAGGTCTTTTCTTATTAtagtagtaaaaaaaaaaataataaacacaaTAGGTTTCTTTTAAGAGAATGCAAGCATTATTTTTATGAGATTTTGTGTTCaagaaattaatctaattatgtgGTTAGAAGACTctctattttttgataatttagaaGAATTATGTGTtggataaatgaataaattgagatcaaagtaaaacaaaatgattgaGAAGAAGATTGAGAGagtataatttttagaattttaaaagtttcatatttaattggGGGTTTATcatgtaaaattattgaaatttatagtttttaatattacagAAAACAGTAGAGACTGTTGTAGAAaatgtcaaatcaatttttataattctaaaattattatattttagttaGGGTTTATtgtgtaaaatttttaaaatttatagtttttattatttaccaaAAACAATGGACACtgttaaagaaaatatcaaaattaggTGTTTGGTATAGTTATGTCCTGtgcaaataatacaaaatgtTAACTAATTAGGCGATCatatcaaaaatttatttgagtgGGGCCATTTGCACTTTAAACatgatttagttaaatttaatattactaaaataccctCGATGTAATTTACGTCATAGACactataactaaataaaatattacatattaCTGAACATTAATAAACACactaacaattttgtatttgttaggaaataaaaatatattgtttataGGAAGATCGTCAAATTTTCTACTGAAATCGATATATAACACATATTCTCTACTATTTCACAATAACTAATAATCTttgacataaaaaatttaaagaaaaagacgaATTAATGGGTCATTTACTTGATATTTTGTcttgagaaataaaatatatttttattataagaaaaaatattttaaataacaaagagtataagaaaaatatcttataattattacttttgtttttcacACTGGCTAGAATCTATAttccttattttttgtattttatttttattttactttatatatatgatttatttaattaataataaatataaataaaagtgtatTTCAAAATGAGGATAATACAGTAAACTTATTATGTGAGGGGTTGTTGtttattatgaaaacaataaaaggttAAATGACATATATTGATTTCAATAAAGAGAAACTGACAATTTTCCcttatttatattacaaaataataaagaatgaacaaaatcaagaatgtaaaattacattgaccaaattttatttcctataCGTTAATACGTACTCCTCATAATTAGTGACcaaacattaattttgatttgactACATTTTGCACCAATTGCAAATCTGAAATtacacaaataattaaaagaagcGTTCTATTGTAAACATTTTTATGGTGTCAAGTTACTTAGGTGAGAAAAATGGATGTAAATTACTTAAGTTGACTTTCTTTCCAAAGTTTGTATCAATTACACTctcttatcaaattttataaccTATGCTTCGCTattaaaactttgaaatctgTCATCgttatttatgtatatatgtgtgtaaagcacaaatttattaatttatttaggaaaAAAGACACATACATCttcaaaatttggaaaaatgatCATAAAACCCTCAAGTTTTCAACGAGAAATACTAAGACtccctttttattttgactCCATAACCCaaaaagggtaaaagctcatttaattcatgtattttaatattagtatccatttagtccctatattttaaaaaatatctcgaAACATCTCtaccgttaaagtattgatacccctaccgttactttttatttcttttgacttacttttacaatattacccttttataataatttttttttgtttgaacattaataaaaaataataattaaattaccaatttaaccccaaaaaataaaaaaaaattatattaatttttaattgtcaaaaattaaattgtcaaaaattgtatgcaaactaccaagtgtgcaaattgtgcttgtaaaaaaattaatataatttttttattttctagggttaaattggtaatttaattattattttttattaatgttcaaacaaaaaaattattataaaaggataatattgtaaaaataagccaaaagaaataaaaaagtaacGGCAGATGTTtcgagatattttttaaaatatagggactaaatggatactaatattaaaatacatgaattaaatgagcttttaccctttttGGGTTATGGagtcaaaataaaaagggaGTCTTAGTATTTCTCGTTGAAAACTTGAGGGTTTTATGatcatttttccaaattttgaaGATGTATGTGTCTTTtttcctaaataaattaataaatttgtgctttacacacatatatacataaataacGATGAcagatttcaaagttttaatAGCGAAGCATAggttataaaatttgataagagAGTGTAATTGATACAAACTTTGGAAAGAAAGTCAACTTAAGTAATTTACATCCATTTTTCTCACCTAAGTAACTTGACACCATAAAAATGTTTACAATAGAACgcttcttttaattatttgtgtaATTTCAGATTTGCAATTGGTGCAAAATGTagtcaaatcaaaattaatgtttgGTCACTAATTATGTTTTGAACGTGGAGAGGAGTACGTATTAACGtataggaaataaaatttggtcaatgtaattttacattcttgattttgttcattctttattattttgtaatataaataagGGAAAATTGTCAGTTTCTCTTTATTGAAATCAATATATGTCATTTaaccttttattgttttcataataaaCAACAACCCCTCACATAATAAGTTTACTTTATTATCCTCATTTTGAAatacacttttatttatatttattattaattaaataaatcatatatataaagtaaaataaaaataaaatacaaaaaataaggaaTATAGATTCTAGCCAGTgtgaaaaacaaaagtaataattataagatatttttcttatactctttgttatttaaaatattttttcttataataaaaatatattttatttctcaagACAAAATATCAAGTAAATGACCCATTAATtcgtctttttctttaaattttttatgtcaaagattattagttattgtgatttaatatttaaaaatacttttatattattaataggtagatattttgttaattgtaaaatttatttaacccAAAGGTTTATTTAAActctttataataaatataaatatattattagaataaatataattacttaaaattttaatattattttaaatgttaaaaaaattaatgctaTTAATCCACTAGatagattatattatttatattaaatttgtattaattaaaaactttaaatttatttttttaattattatattcaaaGGTATTATGGTCAAAAAGGGGTTCTGATATCCCTTTTCAAAAACTTGAGATCTTTGTGACCATTTCCCTAGATTTTGTGGGTATAGGCgtcttttttccatttatttattgatttcttgtatatatttaaaatcatttcaaAGGACAagcagttttttttaatattctaaacGCCAAAGTTACATCCTTccatttttcaagtttaagaAAGTATCTTAGGTGCTACATTGCTCtatttccatttatttcttGCCATATATATAATGCTCTAGGAGCactcaagattttttttaatgttgttgAGTAAGAAATCTTGTTAAGGGAACTATTTGAggtagttatttttataaacaataagagaaaaaaaaaagaaatagacaTGGTTTTACCATTCGATAAACTATGAGCGGTGCGTACAATAACATTAATTGCAAGTAACTCGGTGATGAATATGAGTAAAACTGATGAATAAATATAGATATCCTATCTTACAGTTTTAATTGCGTATCTGATAATAAGATAGTTTTAACGGTATTGTCAGATCTTCTCGAAAAGTATAACACCTTcgagtaatttttttccatctCTCAAACTAAATTTTACAGGATACGGAATCTAGTTTAGTAGATTAcgatatattttcataataatgtaaattgttaatttttggcAAACTAATAAGCATAATATCtactaaaaattgaaaatcctAAATACATCCTACTTTAGTGAAAGCAAGATAAGGATGTTAACACCTTTTCTTGCTTATATAAACCATAACTAGTTGTGGAAATAAGCATTGTCTAAGTCTTATTTCTTAAGCACTCTATAAGGTATTTCAAACTAACTTAATCAGTAGTTGtttcttattatttgattcatttgagCATTTTCTATGGGTTTTCATACTACAATTATCATCATTTTAGCATCAATATAGAGAAGTTCTTACTTGCCaaaaataggttccttaacattttcattttcgttAGAGGTCACAAACTCAGTGATTTTACTTATAATGTCAAAATAACCATCTATAAAGAGTTATAgtatttaaaagataaatgcTTTTTTTGCTTAAAATTCGTTACTTGTACCACTTCTATTGTGATGAACTTAGTATTAATACaatcttcaatttcaattacTCTTTTACTCTAACTTTTTTTCCCATTAAAGTAATGTAGGAGAACATTACTGATGAATTAAATTGCTGAAAAGATTGTTAATTTTCACTAATCGTAAACAAAACTctacaattaatttacttagtTTTCATCTATATAGGAAAATTCAACTGCCGAAATGATGCTTGGAGAAGGTGAATCCAGCTCAAAGAAAGCAAAGATCATGGAAAATCCATCAGCCAAAAATTTGCGTTTGTTTGCCCTTGTGGTTGATGACGATTGTTTCATCCGCACAATCCACTCCATGGCCTTGAAGTCGCTTGGGTTCAAAGTTGAAGTAGctgaaaatggaaaagaagCTGTTGATCTATTCCGTTCTGgggcaaaatttgacattgTATTCATTGACAAGGAAATGCCGGTCATGAATGGAATTGAGGTATATATATGCatacaattaatgaatttcagaaaattaaaatattttaatttaaaagatatataGCTTTCTATTGCTACATATTAAAGTAACTATCGTGTTTACTATATAGTATAAATAAACAACTATTGCATTGGAgtcttgttattattgttttaatttgtatatgaCAGGCAACCAGAGAGATACGAAGCATGGGCATCAAAATCAAGATTGTGGGGGTCACTTCACTCAACTCAGAGGCTGAGAGGGAAGCTTTTATGCAGGCTGGTCTTGATTTGTGCCACACAAAACCACTCAGTGTGGACAAGATCCTCCCTCTCATGGAGGATCTCATGAAGAATAATTGATCACCATATTGAAGAAATGGCACTATATCTCATTGCCTCTGGgggttaattttcttaatcatTTAGGCCAATGGAttggtgctttttttttttttttcacctttcAGATGATATAACTATCTTAGTTTTGTCTTGTTTGTTTGAATAAGAGTTAGCAGAATATAGATTTGGCTACCCAAGAATAAAGAGTCATATATTTTAGGTTTGTCTCATGGGTctcattaatttgttttcgtTTTAAAACGAATGCAAATTTGCATTTCTTAAGAGTTAAAGTTTGAGTTTTGGTTAAGAGTTTGTTGTAGTTTGTGTCTTGTTAAGTGTCTATGTAAACTTTacctttttcttaataaagtTATAAAGAATAAAGCCTTTTTTAGGCTATATATAAATGTTGCAAGTatagttttaatatttatatatatacatcttTTTGGTGGATTCGATAGCTACATGTTCATTGCTATTCGTTAATGTATAATACGAAGaatatatttcaatattttgcaTGTGATTTGAACTCTCGTGAGAATATATTTCAATAGTTTTAACTTGCAACATATATTGGAAAAGTCGATAAAAGCTTCTTATTCggtttatttttacaaatattgGGTAATATTGAAATATTGGTGACAATTACAGATACAGTTTACACTGACTGTGGATGGTGTATTACCTTGAAAATTATGTATGAACTAATCCATTCACTAATTTACCATCAGCTATCCACGAGATAAACATCTATGGAATGCATGATATTGTCCACTGTGGTCTCAACATCCCACTCGAGCATGTCAATTCTCCACGGTACCTTTGATGTCCCATTCTTTTGCATGTCATTGTTTACAGCAGTCTCAACAGCCTATACTAAGTGGTTGCCTTCTACTTTGCCGGTGACTTGTTCAATCTTGTCATTGTAAACTTAGTTTCAATATTGTAAACTGGTATTAAGTTAATATATAACTATCTGGTtgtctaattttaattcatgcCTTAGTATTGTATACAGAATATGCTTTTAAATTCCagtatacttttatttatttattgttatcgTGCATACTCCTATATCATTAAGTATAATAGTGAGAACCATTTAGTTAggatttcaagttttcaaccagGAAATTGGTTTAGAAGTTGTTCATGTTACCATCTGATcggattatattatttttgttcatgCTACCAACTGATACAATAAAAGTTaacattcaaatattttgttgattcTTGAAAATACTGGAATAAAGGAACTATCTAAATTCATGTTGATTAAAGAGAATACTGTGAACCAAGGCGTTAAGACTcattgattttacaaaatgttGAGAATTAACTAAACTCGAAAGCTCACACAAAGCTTTGGAAACTGAGAATATTATTGAACTTAAATCTGCCTCCAAAGGCCATAAGAGAgggttatttatattagtagtaattatcctaaaccatgaagtaaaacaaaaacaaagttGCTCCATTGGTCTGATCCAATAAATCATCTAATCGAGGGATTAGAAAGTGATaccaaactataattttattaatgactTGACTGTCCACACACATTATCCAAGAACCATCTTTCTTTAGAGTCAACAAAGCAG encodes:
- the LOC107178451 gene encoding two-component response regulator 24; the encoded protein is MMLGEGESSSKKAKIMENPSAKNLRLFALVVDDDCFIRTIHSMALKSLGFKVEVAENGKEAVDLFRSGAKFDIVFIDKEMPVMNGIEATREIRSMGIKIKIVGVTSLNSEAEREAFMQAGLDLCHTKPLSVDKILPLMEDLMKNN